A single window of Methylomarinum sp. Ch1-1 DNA harbors:
- the rdgC gene encoding recombination-associated protein RdgC produces the protein MWFKNLAVYRFTEPFSLSTEKLEQKLEQYRFRPCGSHDESSFGWTAPLGKSAEQLVHASNGFLMLCAKKEEKVLPAAVINEMLQEKVSEIEEQEARKLARKERSRIKDELIFELLPRAFAFSRKTFAYIDPKGGWIIVDAASAKKAEDLLSALRKCLGSLPVVPLNTVDKPATIMTDWLLNQDTPADIGIEDECELKAQSDEGGIIRCKRHDLSLPEIKNHLDNDKQVIKLALNWDDRLAFILDENLAVKRLKFLDLIQDQVADIDADNDIERFDADFSIMAMELANFLPRLVELFGGENRT, from the coding sequence ATGTGGTTTAAGAATCTAGCCGTTTACCGTTTTACCGAACCCTTCAGCTTGTCCACCGAAAAACTGGAACAAAAACTGGAGCAATATCGTTTCCGCCCCTGCGGCAGCCATGACGAAAGCAGTTTTGGCTGGACTGCGCCGCTGGGGAAAAGCGCTGAACAATTGGTGCACGCCAGCAACGGCTTTTTGATGTTGTGCGCAAAAAAAGAGGAAAAAGTCCTTCCCGCGGCCGTGATCAATGAAATGCTGCAGGAAAAGGTCAGCGAAATTGAAGAACAGGAAGCACGCAAACTCGCCAGAAAAGAACGCAGTCGCATCAAAGATGAATTGATATTCGAGTTATTGCCCCGCGCCTTCGCTTTTTCCCGCAAAACTTTCGCTTATATAGATCCTAAAGGGGGCTGGATAATCGTCGATGCCGCGTCGGCCAAAAAAGCCGAAGACTTGCTCAGCGCCTTGCGTAAATGTCTGGGCTCGCTGCCGGTCGTGCCGCTGAATACCGTGGACAAACCGGCCACGATCATGACTGACTGGTTGCTAAACCAAGATACCCCAGCCGATATCGGCATCGAGGATGAGTGTGAATTGAAAGCGCAGAGCGATGAAGGCGGCATCATTCGTTGCAAACGCCATGACCTGAGTTTGCCGGAAATTAAAAATCACTTGGACAACGACAAACAGGTCATTAAACTAGCGTTAAACTGGGATGATCGACTGGCATTCATCCTGGATGAGAACCTGGCAGTCAAACGCCTGAAATTTCTCGATTTGATTCAAGATCAAGTAGCCGATATCGACGCGGACAACGACATTGAACGCTTTGATGCCGACTTTTCCATCATGGCGATGGAACTGGCTAACTTCTTGCCGCGCCTCGTTGAATTATTTGGCGGCGAAAACCGGACCTAA
- a CDS encoding Lpp/OprI family alanine-zipper lipoprotein: MMKAIKLAAVVAVAGLMTGCASTSDIDNLQSQIDTLKSQISSASSDAASAQAAAAEAAAKAAAAEAAANRAAQYAQDTNSKLDRMFKKSMMK, encoded by the coding sequence ATGATGAAAGCGATAAAATTAGCAGCAGTCGTGGCGGTAGCGGGATTGATGACCGGTTGCGCCAGCACTTCGGACATCGATAATCTGCAATCTCAAATCGATACCTTGAAATCACAAATTTCTTCCGCATCATCCGATGCGGCTAGTGCGCAGGCGGCGGCGGCCGAGGCGGCGGCTAAAGCGGCGGCGGCTGAGGCGGCGGCTAACCGCGCAGCTCAATACGCCCAGGATACGAACAGTAAACTGGATCGTATGTTTAAAAAATCGATGATGAAATAA
- a CDS encoding DNA-deoxyinosine glycosylase, with amino-acid sequence MNELTLLEKAWHYRKFVKRVEFILLPMMNDDLTIEGFAPIADDRAEVLILGSMPSAVSLQKQQYYGHRRNAFWPIMMALLSGALEADYQQRKRVLLASHVAVWDVLRSCRRSGSLDAGIDTASMQTNNFTDFYRRHPAIKQVFFNGGLAEQVYKKRVLPHLGAPFAHISYRRLPSTSPAHASMTLQQKCEAWRVILDYLTLS; translated from the coding sequence ATGAATGAATTGACTCTGCTAGAAAAAGCTTGGCATTATCGCAAATTTGTAAAAAGGGTTGAATTTATTTTGTTGCCGATGATGAATGATGATTTGACGATTGAAGGTTTTGCACCGATTGCCGACGACAGGGCCGAGGTGTTGATCTTAGGCTCGATGCCCAGTGCCGTATCATTACAAAAACAGCAGTATTACGGCCATCGACGCAACGCATTCTGGCCGATCATGATGGCGCTGTTGTCGGGGGCGTTGGAGGCCGATTATCAACAGCGGAAACGGGTATTGCTGGCCAGCCATGTCGCGGTCTGGGATGTGCTGCGTAGCTGTCGACGCAGTGGCAGCCTGGATGCAGGTATCGATACGGCATCGATGCAAACCAATAACTTTACCGACTTCTATCGCCGCCATCCGGCGATCAAGCAGGTGTTTTTCAATGGCGGATTGGCGGAGCAAGTCTATAAAAAACGGGTATTGCCTCATCTGGGAGCGCCGTTCGCTCATATTAGCTATCGACGTTTGCCTTCCACCAGCCCGGCCCATGCCTCGATGACTTTGCAACAGAAGTGCGAGGCTTGGCGCGTGATTCTCGATTATTTGACATTGTCTTAG
- a CDS encoding L,D-transpeptidase family protein: MTISPRRRYILSSLMLLAAVSSAPAVTLEMPINPGDSLVGDYPHQVTYATAKHEDTLLDIAREYDIGQNEIILANPNVDRWLPGAGTQVRIPTSHLLPDTPHKGLVLNLPEYRLYYYRPASKNQPATVTTHPISIGRVDWNTPLGKTYISAKTENPVWIPPKSIKEEHAAKGEILPDVFPSGPDNPLGLFALRLAIPGYLIHSTNKPYGVGMRVSHGCVRMYPEDIEKLYPQIKVRTPVYIVNQPIKVGWSEKTLYIEVHPDLEDDADQDYRQRLETALDLIEQANNGKLPVLNGAKLRNALEQSNGIPTAIFERPVVFDGLDLES; the protein is encoded by the coding sequence GTGACCATCAGTCCCCGGCGACGTTATATTTTATCTAGCCTCATGCTTCTCGCCGCCGTGTCGTCGGCACCGGCCGTGACCCTAGAGATGCCGATCAATCCCGGCGATAGCCTAGTCGGGGACTACCCGCATCAAGTGACCTATGCCACGGCCAAGCATGAAGACACCCTGCTCGATATCGCCAGAGAATACGATATTGGCCAAAATGAAATCATTCTGGCCAACCCGAACGTCGACCGTTGGCTGCCCGGCGCCGGCACCCAGGTAAGAATCCCAACCAGTCATCTGCTGCCGGATACTCCGCATAAAGGCCTGGTATTGAACTTACCGGAATACCGTCTGTATTATTATCGCCCAGCGAGCAAAAATCAGCCCGCCACGGTCACAACCCACCCGATCAGCATCGGCCGGGTCGACTGGAATACGCCCTTGGGTAAGACCTATATCAGCGCAAAAACCGAGAATCCAGTCTGGATCCCGCCAAAATCGATCAAAGAGGAACATGCCGCCAAGGGTGAAATCCTGCCGGATGTTTTCCCGTCCGGCCCGGATAATCCGCTGGGACTGTTCGCCTTACGCCTGGCCATTCCCGGTTATCTGATTCACAGCACCAACAAGCCTTATGGCGTGGGCATGCGGGTCAGTCACGGCTGTGTTCGCATGTATCCCGAGGATATCGAGAAACTTTATCCGCAAATCAAGGTGCGAACGCCGGTGTACATCGTCAACCAACCCATCAAGGTTGGCTGGTCCGAGAAGACCCTCTACATCGAGGTTCATCCCGACCTGGAGGATGATGCCGACCAAGACTACCGGCAAAGACTGGAGACGGCGCTGGATTTAATCGAGCAGGCCAACAATGGCAAACTTCCGGTACTCAATGGCGCCAAATTAAGAAACGCTCTTGAGCAAAGCAATGGCATACCGACCGCAATCTTTGAACGTCCCGTCGTATTTGACGGGCTCGACCTCGAATCATAA